The following DNA comes from Halobacillus litoralis.
CTAGCTTTCCACAACGGTGCCTATATAGCTGAAATCTTCCGAGGTTCCATCCAATCAATTGGAAAGGGCCAATCAGAAGCGGGTCGTTCGGTAGGGATGAGCAGAACATTGACGATGCGCCGTATTATATTGCCTCAAGCTTTCCGTCGCGCATTGCCTCCTTTGGGGAATCAGTTTATCATTGGTTTGAAGGATTCGTCTCTTGCCGCCTTTATCGGGGTCTCAGAGATATTCGCCGTAGCTACAACACAAGGTGCGAATACATTCGACTATATGACCTGGTTGCTCGTGAGTGCTGTATGGTATTTGATTCTTGTATTCCTACTGACTCTTGCTGTCGGTATGATTGAGAAGAAAATGGCTGTAAGTGATTAATAGAGGAGGAAATTATTTTGGCAGAGCAAATGATCCATGTAAATAAATTAAATAAATACTTCGGTGATCTGCACGTACTCAGGGATATTGACTTTCATGTGGAAGAAAGCGAAGTTGTCGTACTTATCGGAGCTAGTGGTTCTGGGAAAAGTACGATGCTCCGCTGCCTCAATTTTCTTGAAATGAAAAATAGTGGCGATCTATTTATCAAAGGAAAAGAAGTGGACCCAAAGAAAGACAATTTAAATGAAGTACGTCAACAAATCGGGATGGTTTTCCAACACTTTAACTTGTTTCCCCATAAAACAGTTTTAGGTAACGTGATAGAAGCGCCAATGCAAGTGAAAAGAATTCCAAAAGCCCAAGCAAGAAAAGAAGGGAAAGAATTACTTGAGAAAGTCGGCTTAGCTGAAAAAGCAGATGACTACCCTTCTCGATTATCAGGTGGACAGAAGCAAAGGGTTGCGATTGCTCGTGCCCTTGCGATGAAACCTGAAATCATGTTGTTCGATGAACCCACATCAGCCCTGGATCCTGAACTTGTCGGAGAAGTATTACAAACGATGAAAGACCTTGCCCAGGAAGGGATGACCATGGTAGTAGTTACACATGAAATGGGCTTCGCTCGTGAGGTGGCAGACCGGGTTGTTTACATGCACGATGGTAAGATCGTTGAGACAGGAGCACCTAAGGACATCTTCGAAAACCCTCAAGAAGAGCGTACGCAAGCATTCTTAGGATCTATATTATAAAAGGGATTAATGACCATGTTTCCACTTTCCTATCCATTTAAGAACCAAAAAAGGAGCGCGACATTCACTGTCGTGCTCCTTTTATTTTTTCTTCAATAAATAAATTCCAAAACCGATTATTACAAGCGGCCAAAAACTCTCAATTAAATCGAATATCTGTTGGACCCATAGTAACCACATTGGAGTGGTAGGTGTAAACAAGGCAAATAAACCGAGCCCTAATAATACAAGTGCTGGAATCAGGTTATGTTTTGTTTTCTGATAATGCAAAAGAAAAGCGATGCCAATGATCAGTAAGTAGGACGCCCAATGGTCGATCCAAAAGGGAAAGTGCTGTACTGCTAAGAAATGGAGACCGAATCCGAAGAGCAGAGCACCTGTGAAAAGGTTTGTGTAATCCTTAGCAATATAGCTATGTAAAAGAAATGAGCCGCCGATAACCAAGATCAGCGAGGGCCATGAGTAAAATGGACTCAACTCGGGTATATTGAGATGACGAAGGAAAAAATAGGCACCTAATCCGATTAGTAAAAAACCGAGTAAAGAATTTTGCTTGTTCAAAGTGATCACTTCCTGACTGACATGATTTCCAATCTCGTTTCCTTGCGCTTTGCGGCTTGTTTTGATATATTACAATCGGATTATAATTAAAAGTGTTTATAAATTGTTCGTTATGATTTATTATTCAATGTAATCTTATCCTATCATAACAGTTTCAAAACCTGTTCATATTTCAATAAAAAAATTGTCGGGATTTTGTGCTATAATAATGGATAAGTGCTAAGTGTTGAACGTTAAATGGGGGTAGATGAAATGCATATTTTAGCTGTTGGTCTTAATTACAGAACAGCCCCTGTGGAAATTCGGGAAAAGCTCACATTTTCTGAGGGTCGCCTGGAAGAAGCTATGTCACAGCTTAATACACAGAAAAGTGTATTGGAGAATGTGATTATTTCTACATGTAATCGTACTGAAATTTATGCCGTCGTGGATCAGCTCCACACTGGCCGTTATTATATTAAGCAATTTTTAGCAGATTGGTTCAATGTCGAAAAGAATCAGTTTTCTCCTTTTCTCTCTATT
Coding sequences within:
- a CDS encoding amino acid ABC transporter permease produces the protein MTLALTAVSIFIAIFIGLMFAFMKISKIKPLEWIANIYIYVVRGTPLIVQIFVFYYGLTEIWMISGFWSVALGLAFHNGAYIAEIFRGSIQSIGKGQSEAGRSVGMSRTLTMRRIILPQAFRRALPPLGNQFIIGLKDSSLAAFIGVSEIFAVATTQGANTFDYMTWLLVSAVWYLILVFLLTLAVGMIEKKMAVSD
- a CDS encoding amino acid ABC transporter ATP-binding protein; translation: MIHVNKLNKYFGDLHVLRDIDFHVEESEVVVLIGASGSGKSTMLRCLNFLEMKNSGDLFIKGKEVDPKKDNLNEVRQQIGMVFQHFNLFPHKTVLGNVIEAPMQVKRIPKAQARKEGKELLEKVGLAEKADDYPSRLSGGQKQRVAIARALAMKPEIMLFDEPTSALDPELVGEVLQTMKDLAQEGMTMVVVTHEMGFAREVADRVVYMHDGKIVETGAPKDIFENPQEERTQAFLGSIL
- a CDS encoding LiaI-LiaF-like domain-containing protein; this translates as MNKQNSLLGFLLIGLGAYFFLRHLNIPELSPFYSWPSLILVIGGSFLLHSYIAKDYTNLFTGALLFGFGLHFLAVQHFPFWIDHWASYLLIIGIAFLLHYQKTKHNLIPALVLLGLGLFALFTPTTPMWLLWVQQIFDLIESFWPLVIIGFGIYLLKKK